One window of Thermoanaerobaculia bacterium genomic DNA carries:
- the cls gene encoding cardiolipin synthase: MLTPIGHVAQIFERIPFWALLVYDLLVLAVIALAIVRRRGFASTLAWIFAIIALPGAGVVAYLLLANPHVARTRRAKRRATLKVRQRRGRGASGAAGEGRLTPAERSVLRLAERLSDIAPEAGNRVSLASSNEEASLRVTEGIAAARRSIWAEYYMVKNDTTGRQFLDLLARRAREGLDVRFLYDAVGSWGIDAGALETLRKAGGHVEVFLPINPLRRRWAVHLRNHRKILVLDGAVAMTGGMNIGDEYSGHRGRRAVRAWRDTLLVLEGPAAGALAEVFAEDWSFATGTEEILDAPRQAEAESGGSLVSILPSGPDQEANAARLAYFAGITSAVSRCWIASPYFIPDGPTNRALVTAALRGVDVRILLPEKNDVTLMGPAGRSYYNALVKAGARIFEYRPAMLHSKSMSVDGRWCLIGSANVDVRSFWLNFEISALIFDTKFAAAVESQFERDLAQSREITPEILSARGVWAALGEGVARLMSPLL; the protein is encoded by the coding sequence GTGCTGACCCCCATCGGCCACGTCGCGCAGATTTTCGAGCGGATCCCGTTCTGGGCGCTCCTCGTCTACGACCTCCTCGTCCTCGCGGTCATCGCGCTCGCGATCGTGCGGCGTCGCGGTTTCGCGAGCACGCTCGCCTGGATCTTCGCGATCATCGCTCTGCCGGGAGCGGGGGTCGTCGCCTATCTCCTCCTCGCCAACCCGCACGTCGCCCGCACGCGCCGGGCGAAGCGGCGCGCCACGCTGAAGGTCCGGCAGCGCCGCGGCCGGGGCGCGAGCGGTGCCGCAGGGGAAGGCCGGCTCACTCCGGCCGAGCGGTCCGTGCTGCGCCTCGCGGAACGCCTTTCCGACATCGCTCCCGAGGCCGGGAACCGCGTGTCGCTCGCGTCGAGCAACGAAGAGGCGTCGCTCCGCGTGACCGAAGGGATCGCGGCGGCCCGGCGGTCGATCTGGGCCGAGTACTACATGGTCAAGAACGACACGACGGGCCGGCAGTTCCTGGACCTCCTCGCGCGGCGTGCGCGCGAGGGCCTCGACGTTCGCTTCCTGTACGACGCCGTCGGGTCGTGGGGGATCGACGCGGGGGCGCTCGAAACGCTTCGGAAGGCCGGCGGGCACGTCGAAGTCTTCCTTCCCATCAACCCGCTCCGGCGCCGCTGGGCGGTTCATCTTCGCAACCACCGGAAGATCCTCGTCCTCGACGGCGCCGTGGCGATGACCGGCGGGATGAACATCGGAGACGAATACTCCGGGCATCGCGGACGCCGCGCGGTCCGGGCGTGGCGCGACACGCTCCTCGTCCTCGAAGGGCCCGCCGCCGGCGCGCTCGCGGAGGTCTTCGCCGAGGACTGGTCCTTCGCGACGGGGACGGAGGAGATCCTCGACGCCCCGCGCCAGGCGGAAGCGGAGAGCGGCGGCAGCCTGGTGTCGATCCTTCCGAGCGGACCCGACCAGGAGGCCAACGCGGCCCGGCTCGCGTACTTCGCGGGGATCACGTCGGCGGTCTCCCGCTGCTGGATCGCGAGCCCTTATTTCATTCCGGACGGCCCGACGAACCGGGCGCTCGTCACCGCGGCGCTGCGGGGCGTCGACGTCCGGATCCTCCTCCCCGAGAAGAACGACGTCACCCTCATGGGGCCCGCGGGCCGTTCCTACTACAACGCGCTCGTGAAGGCCGGCGCGCGAATTTTCGAGTACCGCCCCGCGATGCTCCATTCCAAGTCGATGTCGGTGGACGGCCGCTGGTGCCTGATCGGATCGGCCAACGTCGACGTCCGGAGCTTCTGGCTCAACTTCGAGATCAGCGCGCTCATCTTCGACACGAAGTTCGCCGCGGCCGTGGAGTCGCAGTTCGAGAGGGACCTCGCCCAGAGCCGGGAGATCACGCCGGAGATCCTTTCCGCGAGGGGGGTGTGGGCGGCGCTGGGGGAAGGCGTGGCGCGGTTGATGTCTCCTCTCTTGTAG
- a CDS encoding MBL fold metallo-hydrolase has protein sequence MARESLRLPQNAPGDFFVDETCIDCDACRQIAPAIFRDHGGASSVRRQPGDPEEERRAMMALVACPTGSIGAPRSRPRRIGIEAFPERISENVYFCGFTSESSFGAWSWLIRRPAAEGGNVLVDSPRFAAPLVRALEEMGGVSTLFLTHRDDVADHARFADRFGCRRWLRADDGGARIGVEEAWSGVDPVAIGPDLVAIPTPGHTRGHAVLSYRGAYLFTGDHLAWSPRRNRLTAFRDACWYSWKEQIESMKRLREWPFSWVLPGHGRVRHAPPDEMRASLEECIRWMESTP, from the coding sequence ATGGCCCGCGAATCGCTGCGCCTTCCCCAGAACGCCCCCGGCGATTTCTTCGTCGACGAGACCTGCATCGACTGCGACGCCTGCCGGCAGATCGCGCCCGCGATCTTCCGCGACCACGGCGGGGCCTCGAGCGTCCGGCGTCAGCCCGGCGATCCGGAAGAGGAGCGGCGGGCGATGATGGCTCTCGTCGCGTGCCCGACCGGCTCGATCGGCGCCCCGCGCTCGCGGCCGCGGCGGATCGGGATCGAGGCGTTCCCCGAGCGGATCTCGGAAAACGTGTATTTCTGCGGATTCACGTCGGAATCGAGCTTCGGCGCGTGGAGCTGGCTGATCCGCCGGCCCGCCGCGGAGGGAGGCAACGTCCTCGTCGATTCTCCGCGGTTCGCCGCCCCGCTCGTCCGCGCGCTCGAGGAGATGGGAGGCGTCTCGACGCTCTTCCTCACCCACCGCGACGACGTCGCCGACCACGCGCGTTTCGCCGACCGGTTCGGCTGCCGGCGTTGGCTCCGGGCCGACGACGGCGGCGCGCGGATCGGGGTCGAGGAGGCGTGGAGCGGGGTCGATCCGGTCGCGATCGGGCCGGACCTCGTCGCGATCCCGACGCCCGGTCACACGCGCGGCCACGCGGTGCTCTCCTACCGCGGCGCGTACCTCTTCACCGGCGACCACCTCGCCTGGTCGCCGCGGCGCAACCGGCTCACCGCATTCCGGGACGCCTGCTGGTACTCCTGGAAAGAGCAGATCGAGTCGATGAAGCGCCTGCGCGAATGGCCGTTCTCGTGGGTGCTGCCGGGACACGGACGCGTCCGCCACGCGCCGCCGGACGAGATGCGGGCGTCATTGGAAGAGTGCATCCGGTGGATGGAATCCACGCCGTAG
- a CDS encoding potassium channel family protein translates to MKPFEAVAGAIVVLVVLWDSFEAIVLPRRVTRRLRLTRLFYAATWRPWAAVARRMPQGKARQALLSAFGPLSLLMLVGCWALGLVFGFALLHAAARSVSGDFGVDLYLSGTTFFTLGLGDVTPSATAGRVVTVFEAGVGFGFLALMIGYLPVIYQAFSRRETNISLLDARAGSPPTARELLSRYGRPEHIGSLAAFLRDWEAWTAELMESHLSYPVLCYYRSQHDNQSWLAALTAILDTCALLVAHAEGDIAWQGRLTYAIARHAVVDLSQVLHVPPDPAAPDRLPPEALAQIRTELRSAGVPLCARDAAEENLRKIVRAYEPYVHALGARLMMPIPGWSDPGHAANWQTSAWEKQTTGIPEHRTAADREHLL, encoded by the coding sequence ATGAAGCCGTTCGAGGCCGTCGCCGGCGCGATCGTCGTTCTCGTCGTCCTGTGGGACTCGTTCGAAGCGATCGTGCTCCCCCGCCGGGTGACCCGCCGGCTCCGTCTGACGCGCCTCTTCTACGCGGCGACTTGGAGGCCGTGGGCGGCAGTCGCGCGGCGGATGCCGCAGGGAAAGGCGCGCCAGGCCCTCCTGTCGGCGTTCGGACCGCTCTCGCTCCTGATGCTCGTCGGCTGCTGGGCGCTCGGCCTCGTATTCGGATTCGCTCTGCTCCACGCGGCCGCGCGGAGCGTCTCCGGCGATTTCGGGGTGGACCTGTACTTGAGCGGAACGACGTTCTTCACGCTCGGGCTGGGCGACGTGACGCCCTCCGCGACGGCGGGGCGCGTCGTGACCGTGTTCGAGGCCGGCGTCGGCTTCGGGTTCCTCGCGCTCATGATCGGGTACCTGCCGGTCATCTACCAGGCGTTCTCGCGGCGCGAAACGAACATCTCGCTCCTCGACGCGCGGGCGGGATCGCCCCCCACCGCACGGGAACTCCTGTCGCGATACGGCCGTCCCGAGCACATCGGCTCGCTCGCGGCGTTCCTGCGCGACTGGGAGGCGTGGACGGCCGAGCTGATGGAAAGCCACCTCTCGTATCCCGTGCTCTGCTATTACCGCTCCCAGCACGACAATCAGTCGTGGCTCGCGGCGCTGACGGCGATCCTCGACACCTGCGCGCTCCTCGTCGCCCACGCCGAGGGGGACATCGCGTGGCAGGGGCGTCTGACGTACGCGATCGCGCGCCACGCGGTCGTCGACCTCTCGCAGGTCCTGCACGTCCCTCCCGATCCCGCCGCGCCCGACCGGCTCCCTCCCGAGGCGCTCGCGCAGATCCGAACGGAGCTCCGGTCGGCGGGCGTCCCGCTCTGCGCGCGCGACGCCGCCGAGGAGAATCTTCGGAAGATCGTGCGCGCGTACGAGCCGTACGTCCACGCGCTCGGAGCGCGCCTGATGATGCCGATCCCGGGATGGTCGGACCCGGGGCACGCCGCGAACTGGCAGACGAGCGCATGGGAGAAGCAGACGACCGGGATACCGGAGCACCGGACGGCCGCGGACCGGGAGCATCTCCTTTAG